In Microvenator marinus, one genomic interval encodes:
- a CDS encoding CinA family nicotinamide mononucleotide deamidase-related protein produces MTTQSKLDLICVGDELLDGRVRDLNARMLGEWAAERSISLQKIVVIPDSLDTIVAALNDTESETVVVSGGLGPTSDDLTRFAAANFLGTELQHDQEAEAQLRARFQTFGRTPTENNLVQCLFPAGAKILYSNVGTAAGFLVQKGSQRFYFFPGVPKEFSWFVRSTLDGAQEGESSVNRLFFFGIGESSLAQKIATLDLSKTQLSYRADYPVIEVKLQGASDLVSSAAAAIRHDASKYFVGQDQDVLEARLGRLLLEKGWKVATAESCTAGGLSARITEVSGSSQWFDVGFVTYANQAKSRLLGVSPETLNSKGAVSPEVAIQMAAGALKASGSNIALSVTGIAGPGGGSAEKPVGTVHFALATDKGVWHRHWVFAHRDRTEVRTATQIAAITFALHYLEERLQDYPTSGPFSLNEFTK; encoded by the coding sequence ATGACCACACAATCCAAACTCGATTTAATTTGTGTCGGAGACGAGCTTCTCGATGGGCGCGTTCGGGACCTCAACGCTCGGATGCTTGGTGAATGGGCCGCCGAACGCTCGATTTCGCTCCAAAAAATTGTCGTGATTCCAGACTCGCTCGATACAATCGTGGCGGCTCTCAACGATACTGAGTCCGAGACCGTAGTCGTCTCGGGAGGACTCGGGCCCACTTCAGATGACCTCACCCGTTTTGCAGCGGCCAACTTCCTCGGAACTGAGCTTCAGCACGACCAAGAGGCCGAAGCTCAGCTCAGGGCAAGATTTCAGACGTTTGGGCGCACACCTACCGAGAACAACCTGGTTCAATGTCTCTTTCCGGCGGGGGCTAAGATCCTCTATTCAAACGTCGGAACGGCTGCAGGTTTTTTAGTCCAAAAGGGTAGCCAGCGCTTCTACTTTTTTCCTGGTGTTCCAAAAGAGTTTTCATGGTTTGTCCGCTCCACATTGGACGGGGCTCAGGAAGGCGAAAGCTCGGTGAATCGACTCTTCTTCTTCGGAATTGGCGAATCATCCCTGGCACAAAAAATCGCCACGCTAGACCTCTCCAAAACGCAACTCTCCTATCGCGCCGACTATCCGGTGATCGAAGTAAAGCTACAGGGTGCCTCGGACTTAGTCTCCTCAGCAGCAGCAGCGATTCGACACGACGCTTCAAAGTATTTTGTGGGGCAAGACCAAGACGTCCTTGAGGCTCGGCTCGGGCGACTTCTTCTCGAGAAGGGTTGGAAAGTAGCGACGGCCGAGTCCTGTACGGCTGGAGGCCTCAGCGCGAGAATCACCGAGGTCAGCGGCAGCTCCCAATGGTTTGATGTTGGGTTTGTCACCTACGCCAATCAAGCAAAGTCTAGACTCCTCGGTGTCTCGCCCGAAACCCTAAATTCCAAAGGCGCGGTGAGTCCCGAGGTCGCCATTCAAATGGCCGCAGGCGCTCTGAAGGCGTCCGGCTCAAACATCGCGCTGTCTGTCACTGGAATCGCTGGCCCGGGCGGAGGTTCTGCTGAGAAACCTGTTGGAACCGTTCATTTTGCACTGGCAACAGACAAAGGCGTCTGGCACCGACACTGGGTCTTTGCACACCGCGACCGGACCGAAGTCAGAACTGCCACTCAAATTGCAGCCATCACCTTTGCTCTTCACTACCTTGAAGAGAGATTGCAGGACTACCCGACCTCGGGCCCATTTTCCCTCAACGAGTTTACCAAATGA
- the thpR gene encoding RNA 2',3'-cyclic phosphodiesterase, with protein MNRLFIAAELGIPVVERLTQIQNELGRRFDATQLRMPETKDLHLTLKFLGETDVALQERIQETLHAFALGLFPFELALKGVGTFPDAASPRIVWAGLEPKSDELVGLLKDTLERELENIGIPKETRDFKAHITLARVRDLTETPNLDDLKGLDVGSTYIRDLVLFSSTLTPNGAIYSVVDRFPLGPQ; from the coding sequence ATGAACAGACTTTTCATTGCCGCTGAGCTCGGTATCCCAGTGGTTGAACGACTCACTCAGATTCAAAACGAATTGGGTCGTCGATTTGACGCCACTCAGCTTCGCATGCCCGAAACCAAAGACCTGCACTTAACCCTGAAGTTTCTCGGCGAAACCGATGTTGCACTCCAAGAGCGCATCCAGGAGACCCTACATGCTTTCGCATTGGGCCTTTTTCCATTTGAGCTAGCCCTCAAAGGCGTTGGCACTTTCCCAGACGCCGCCTCTCCTCGAATTGTCTGGGCGGGGCTAGAGCCTAAAAGCGACGAATTGGTAGGCCTTCTAAAGGACACGCTTGAGCGCGAACTCGAGAATATCGGCATTCCGAAAGAGACCCGTGATTTCAAAGCGCATATCACGCTCGCGCGTGTTCGAGATTTGACGGAAACACCGAACCTGGACGACCTAAAGGGACTCGACGTCGGCTCAACGTATATCCGTGACCTCGTTCTCTTTAGCTCAACACTTACGCCGAATGGCGCAATCTATAGCGTCGTTGACCGGTTCCCGCTTGGCCCCCAGTAG